One window of Alkaliphilus metalliredigens QYMF genomic DNA carries:
- a CDS encoding ring-cleaving dioxygenase — translation MTKKTMGIHHITAIVGNPQENVDFYAGVLGLRLVKKTVNFDDPGTYHLYFSDNGGNPGTVITFFPRSGAQPGKIGSGQVGISSFAVPRGSLVFWKERLKEFNVTYVLKERFSEQYIAFDDPHGLQLEIVEREAGENNQWSFGGITPNVAIKGIAGVTLFSNKPESTAILLEDIMGFERVGEEEGLVRFKSIGDIGNIIDLKRTPMAGGTTGVGTVHHVALRAIDDEDQFAWKSHVESYGYHVTSEQDRNYFKAIYFKEKGGVLFEIATDPPGFAHDESHQTMGKNLMLPERYESQREKLEKLLEPIEVRELK, via the coding sequence GTGACAAAAAAAACAATGGGAATTCATCATATTACGGCGATTGTTGGCAACCCTCAGGAAAATGTAGATTTTTATGCTGGGGTATTAGGATTACGATTAGTTAAGAAAACAGTGAACTTTGATGATCCTGGGACCTATCATCTGTACTTTAGCGATAATGGAGGGAATCCGGGTACGGTAATCACATTTTTCCCGCGGTCAGGTGCACAACCAGGTAAAATAGGCAGTGGACAAGTAGGGATCAGTTCCTTTGCAGTTCCTAGGGGGTCCTTGGTGTTTTGGAAGGAAAGACTAAAAGAATTTAACGTGACCTATGTTCTTAAGGAACGATTTAGTGAACAGTATATTGCATTTGATGATCCACATGGTTTGCAATTAGAAATTGTGGAACGAGAGGCTGGGGAAAATAACCAGTGGTCTTTTGGTGGGATAACACCTAATGTAGCCATTAAAGGAATTGCAGGGGTGACTTTATTTTCTAACAAACCGGAAAGCACTGCAATATTATTAGAAGATATTATGGGTTTTGAAAGGGTAGGAGAAGAAGAGGGCCTTGTTCGATTCAAGTCCATTGGTGATATTGGGAATATAATTGACTTAAAGCGTACCCCAATGGCTGGAGGGACAACAGGAGTCGGTACGGTTCATCACGTTGCATTAAGAGCAATCGATGATGAAGATCAATTTGCTTGGAAAAGTCATGTGGAAAGCTATGGGTACCATGTCACTTCGGAACAGGATAGAAATTATTTTAAGGCTATTTATTTTAAAGAAAAAGGGGGAGTTCTCTTCGAAATTGCAACGGATCCTCCAGGGTTTGCCCATGATGAATCACATCAAACCATGGGAAAAAATCTTATGCTACCTGAAAGATATGAGTCCCAAAGAGAGAAGCTTGAGAAGTTGTTGGAGCCAATAGAAGTCAGGGAATTAAAATAA
- a CDS encoding pentapeptide repeat-containing protein, with the protein MIDILKHSEHEDVIFTKVLASSESFTNKTFINCQFKGCDFSQSDFSFAFFEDCIFNECNLSLVQFNDSKLRNVKFETCKLMGINFSKIDSFIIELSFNECLVQNCNFSNLNLRKTMFQQCRILESDFISTILIGSDFTYSILTGTKFYDSDLSKADFSFATDYDIHLLNNKTKKTIVTLPDAISLLKHFDLVIK; encoded by the coding sequence ATGATAGATATTTTAAAACACAGTGAACATGAAGATGTGATTTTTACAAAGGTACTGGCAAGCAGTGAAAGCTTCACTAACAAAACATTTATTAATTGTCAATTTAAAGGCTGTGATTTTTCACAATCTGACTTCTCCTTTGCATTCTTTGAGGATTGTATCTTTAATGAGTGTAATTTAAGCTTAGTACAATTTAATGATTCAAAATTAAGAAATGTTAAATTTGAAACCTGCAAACTAATGGGAATCAACTTTAGCAAAATTGATTCCTTTATTATTGAATTGAGTTTCAATGAGTGTTTAGTTCAAAATTGCAACTTTTCCAATCTCAATTTAAGAAAAACCATGTTTCAGCAGTGTAGAATACTGGAGAGTGACTTTATCAGTACGATATTAATCGGAAGTGATTTTACATATTCAATACTGACTGGAACGAAGTTTTATGATTCAGATTTATCGAAGGCGGATTTTTCCTTTGCTACGGATTATGACATCCATCTCTTGAATAATAAAACAAAGAAGACCATTGTCACCTTACCTGATGCGATATCCCTATTAAAGCATTTCGATCTTGTCATTAAATAG
- a CDS encoding IS701 family transposase: protein MLVYIYIPQELLQLLLFPKELLSIPNYKYFVGFIWCLLVTEGRKTTRNIYRYCFFYKKHIASWERFLSKNQWDCMAIMEQLLHKRLELFPKNFMIHGSLLVAYDTTLIAKNSKKIPGIQKWNNHSGNADKGKYIVGHHWGALGIVGSFLSNRFLCFPLIFRLISGRLNPSQWMSDAEGIATSMNCWDNAHAALFQFTDWASKHPVRVVADAYFSNKSFIQPLLSGKNPIHVITKLKSNAIGYLDPEKPQIKKQGRPRKRGQKVKILTLFKTEPIQLISVRLYGETRTVEVVVKDLWVLGLDRKVRIVVTKVGSNVTALISTDISLTPAAIIEIYGARFSIETAIRDMKQHLGLGDYQHQSLLPTFRFIHLAAVSYSVGKMALLKHPNSSWLQAQDYQGDTPWTSELSFKKLRICLRRFSLGKLVLPETALDQGTDKNISVKDAILTIAS from the coding sequence ATGCTTGTGTACATTTATATTCCTCAAGAATTGTTACAGTTGTTATTATTTCCTAAGGAACTGTTATCAATACCAAATTATAAATATTTTGTTGGTTTTATTTGGTGTCTTTTAGTAACTGAAGGTCGAAAGACTACCAGAAATATATATAGATATTGTTTCTTTTACAAGAAGCATATTGCAAGTTGGGAACGGTTTTTAAGCAAGAACCAGTGGGACTGCATGGCTATTATGGAACAACTACTTCATAAGCGTTTAGAGTTATTTCCAAAGAATTTTATGATTCATGGATCGCTTCTGGTGGCTTATGATACGACACTTATAGCAAAGAATTCTAAGAAAATACCTGGTATTCAAAAGTGGAATAACCACAGTGGCAATGCAGACAAAGGCAAATACATTGTAGGTCACCACTGGGGTGCTTTGGGTATTGTTGGTTCTTTTCTTTCCAATAGATTCTTATGTTTCCCACTGATTTTTCGCCTGATATCCGGTAGGTTAAACCCCTCTCAATGGATGTCTGATGCCGAGGGCATAGCAACCTCTATGAACTGCTGGGACAATGCTCATGCTGCATTATTTCAATTTACAGATTGGGCCAGTAAACACCCCGTTAGGGTAGTGGCAGATGCATATTTTAGTAATAAGTCATTTATACAACCACTTTTGAGTGGAAAAAACCCGATCCATGTCATTACAAAATTAAAAAGTAATGCAATAGGATATTTAGACCCCGAGAAACCTCAAATAAAGAAACAAGGTAGACCAAGAAAAAGAGGACAGAAGGTAAAAATATTGACCCTTTTTAAAACTGAACCTATTCAATTGATATCTGTACGCCTATATGGTGAAACAAGAACCGTTGAAGTTGTGGTAAAAGATTTATGGGTATTAGGGCTTGACCGTAAAGTGCGAATCGTGGTCACAAAAGTTGGTAGTAATGTAACAGCATTGATCAGTACAGATATATCATTAACTCCAGCTGCGATTATTGAAATTTATGGTGCTCGCTTTTCTATCGAAACAGCAATCCGAGATATGAAGCAGCATTTAGGTTTAGGTGATTACCAGCATCAATCTTTATTACCTACATTCAGGTTTATTCACCTGGCAGCTGTGTCCTATAGTGTTGGGAAGATGGCACTGCTAAAGCATCCAAATAGTAGTTGGCTTCAAGCACAAGATTATCAAGGGGACACCCCTTGGACATCAGAACTTAGCTTTAAAAAGCTTCGTATCTGTCTGAGAAGATTTTCCTTGGGAAAACTTGTTTTACCCGAAACCGCATTAGATCAAGGAACAGATAAAAATATATCAGTGAAAGATGCAATACTTACTATTGCTTCATAA
- the chrA gene encoding chromate efflux transporter, whose product MNKEINLESERKLTRGTFLKDVFICSLGAYGGPEAHYGVFTEQMVVKKKYLNEEELVELIALCSILPGPSSTQTIVAIGHKTGGPLLAFLTMLVWALPVLTVMTLLSFVYQFLDSINVAQDGLRYIGPMAVGFIIVAAYRIGRKVVTDNMTLLLLLLGGVTTYFIRAPWIFPLVLILGGIVSIMTSKEKDLWNRVKLNPPWPYLIAFGVITVGAILLAFVLDNRIIHLFESFYRYGYLVFGGGQVVVPVMHSELVEVNRFMTNQEFLTGYGLVQGLPGPMFSFSAYAGGLAARGGSAFTQVLGSIVGGIGIFLPGLLLIYFIYPIWENLKKIKGIKVSLKGINAVAGGLIAVAAVILMQNSGFMIDNIVVTLLTVGLLLTKKIPAPLIVLVVLIAGFTM is encoded by the coding sequence ATGAATAAAGAAATAAACTTGGAAAGTGAAAGAAAGCTAACAAGGGGAACATTCTTGAAGGATGTATTCATTTGTTCTTTAGGAGCTTATGGAGGACCTGAAGCTCATTACGGTGTTTTTACAGAGCAAATGGTAGTCAAGAAAAAGTATTTAAATGAAGAAGAACTGGTTGAACTGATTGCTTTGTGTAGTATTCTACCGGGTCCAAGCAGTACACAAACCATTGTAGCCATTGGTCATAAAACAGGAGGACCGCTATTAGCATTTCTAACCATGTTAGTATGGGCTTTGCCAGTACTTACGGTGATGACCTTGCTTTCCTTCGTATATCAATTTTTAGATAGTATTAATGTAGCTCAGGATGGACTTCGTTATATTGGCCCAATGGCCGTTGGTTTTATTATTGTGGCTGCCTATCGGATTGGACGTAAAGTCGTAACAGACAATATGACCCTATTGTTATTGCTATTAGGAGGGGTTACCACTTACTTTATTCGAGCACCTTGGATTTTTCCATTGGTTTTAATCCTAGGTGGAATTGTCAGTATTATGACCTCAAAAGAGAAGGATTTATGGAATCGTGTAAAATTAAACCCTCCTTGGCCATACTTAATAGCTTTTGGAGTTATTACGGTTGGAGCTATCCTTCTCGCCTTTGTATTAGACAATCGAATCATTCATTTATTTGAAAGTTTTTATCGCTATGGATACTTGGTTTTTGGTGGGGGACAGGTGGTGGTACCTGTCATGCATAGTGAATTAGTGGAAGTGAATCGATTTATGACAAATCAAGAGTTTTTGACTGGCTATGGACTTGTACAAGGACTACCGGGACCCATGTTTAGTTTTAGTGCTTATGCGGGCGGATTGGCAGCCCGTGGGGGCAGTGCATTTACACAAGTCTTAGGCTCTATTGTAGGTGGAATCGGAATCTTTTTGCCAGGACTCCTTTTAATTTATTTTATCTATCCAATATGGGAGAATTTAAAGAAAATTAAGGGCATAAAGGTTTCTCTAAAGGGTATTAATGCAGTTGCTGGTGGGTTAATTGCTGTAGCTGCGGTAATTCTGATGCAAAATAGTGGATTTATGATTGATAATATTGTTGTGACACTTTTGACAGTGGGACTGTTATTGACGAAGAAAATCCCAGCACCATTGATCGTACTAGTGGTTCTAATTGCAGGATTTACGATGTAA
- a CDS encoding flavin reductase family protein, translating to MQSINPMELSAKENYYILTGSIIPRPVAFVTTLSKEGVINGAPFSYFSIVASDPPMVSISVQRSDGNMKDTARNAIDMKEFVVHISDESYIHKINETAKELPYNESEIEYTGLTSVPSTVVAVPGVKEASIRMECVMEKYIPLGATEENPACELLIGRIVQYHIHDELFQEGRIDPKKLLPVSRLAGNNYEKLGEIFELKRPK from the coding sequence ATGCAATCAATTAACCCCATGGAGCTGTCTGCAAAAGAGAACTACTACATTTTAACTGGAAGTATTATTCCAAGACCTGTGGCATTTGTGACAACCCTTTCTAAGGAGGGTGTCATTAATGGGGCACCATTTAGTTATTTTAGTATAGTGGCCTCGGATCCACCTATGGTCTCTATTTCAGTGCAACGTTCAGATGGTAATATGAAGGATACCGCGAGAAATGCAATAGACATGAAGGAATTTGTCGTTCATATATCTGATGAATCCTATATACATAAGATCAATGAGACGGCTAAAGAACTACCTTACAATGAGAGTGAAATAGAATATACTGGATTGACCTCTGTGCCTAGCACGGTTGTTGCTGTTCCAGGTGTCAAAGAAGCAAGTATTCGAATGGAATGTGTCATGGAGAAATATATTCCCCTAGGTGCGACTGAAGAAAATCCAGCCTGTGAGCTACTGATAGGTCGTATTGTACAATATCACATCCATGATGAATTATTTCAAGAGGGCAGAATAGATCCCAAAAAGTTATTGCCTGTCAGTAGATTGGCTGGCAATAATTATGAAAAGCTGGGTGAAATATTCGAACTCAAACGACCGAAGTGA
- a CDS encoding PadR family transcriptional regulator encodes MQNQILRKLFLGFIQIHILHHAKKEPFYGVWMMEELKEHGYDMSPGTLYPLLHSMESKGLLRKEERTISGKIRKYYSITELGDEVLQEARGKAYELFKEIKE; translated from the coding sequence ATGCAAAACCAGATTTTAAGAAAATTATTCCTGGGTTTTATACAAATCCATATACTTCATCATGCAAAGAAGGAGCCATTCTATGGTGTCTGGATGATGGAAGAACTTAAAGAGCACGGATATGATATGAGTCCCGGAACCCTATACCCCTTACTTCACAGTATGGAGTCTAAGGGACTTCTGAGAAAAGAAGAAAGAACAATATCCGGTAAAATCAGAAAGTATTATAGTATAACCGAACTAGGGGACGAAGTATTACAAGAAGCCCGAGGAAAGGCCTATGAATTGTTTAAAGAAATAAAAGAGTAA
- a CDS encoding ABC transporter permease, translating into MDDVITLQLWQIAASYVFIIILLFIVRARGISREKEILISTVRMTIQLILTGYILVYLFDNINPLYTIIVIVLMEIFAIYNIFKRTKTKLSKSLKKIIAISMLFGTLSSLIYFIFVVINVSPWYDPRYFIPIAGMLIGNSMTGISLGVARLVDGMHSQRHLVESSLMLGATPKMAAKEIVDNAFDSAILPTINSMVGMGIVFLPGMMTGQILSGTSPVTAIHYQIAIMLGILGSVALSVILFVQLGYKTFFNEESQLIIDQ; encoded by the coding sequence ATGGATGACGTTATCACACTTCAATTATGGCAAATTGCTGCATCCTATGTTTTTATTATTATTTTATTATTTATTGTAAGGGCTAGGGGCATTTCAAGAGAAAAAGAAATTCTCATCTCAACAGTCAGGATGACAATACAACTCATATTAACGGGTTATATACTCGTTTATCTGTTTGACAATATCAATCCGTTATACACAATTATCGTCATCGTTCTTATGGAGATATTTGCTATTTATAATATATTCAAAAGGACAAAAACAAAACTTTCGAAATCACTTAAGAAGATTATTGCGATCTCCATGCTATTTGGTACTTTATCAAGTCTGATATATTTCATATTTGTGGTTATTAATGTCTCCCCTTGGTATGATCCTAGATATTTTATACCCATTGCAGGAATGCTGATTGGTAATTCTATGACAGGTATCTCCCTTGGTGTTGCACGACTTGTAGATGGTATGCATTCTCAAAGACATCTTGTTGAATCTTCATTAATGCTTGGAGCAACACCTAAAATGGCCGCAAAAGAAATCGTAGACAATGCATTTGATTCTGCAATTCTTCCAACAATAAATTCCATGGTAGGAATGGGTATCGTATTTTTACCAGGAATGATGACAGGGCAAATTTTATCTGGCACCTCTCCTGTTACCGCTATCCACTATCAAATCGCAATTATGCTTGGTATTCTTGGGAGTGTTGCATTATCCGTCATACTATTTGTTCAATTAGGATATAAAACCTTCTTTAATGAAGAAAGCCAATTAATCATTGATCAGTAG
- a CDS encoding response regulator transcription factor, with protein MEKKSVTILLVDDHAIVRYGIRSLIERNDGLKVCGEAGTLQEAYHKVSDLKPDIVLLDIKLPDGDGAAGCREIKKRVPDVKVIILTAYAEDSIILEAVKAGAEGYLLKDIDSKNIITAIRNVVGGKTSLANEAISKVLNEVKQNCSGEDDLTSQDKSILELISQGKSNKDIAKEIYVSEKTVRNNASRIFKKINAGNRTEAAIYWSKRKILK; from the coding sequence ATGGAGAAGAAGAGTGTTACTATTTTGTTAGTAGATGATCATGCTATTGTTCGCTATGGCATCAGATCATTAATAGAGAGAAATGATGGACTGAAGGTCTGTGGAGAAGCAGGGACTTTACAGGAGGCTTATCACAAGGTATCTGATCTTAAACCTGATATTGTACTATTAGATATCAAACTTCCTGATGGCGATGGCGCAGCAGGCTGTAGAGAAATCAAAAAAAGAGTTCCCGATGTAAAGGTGATTATTTTAACAGCTTATGCAGAGGACTCTATCATATTGGAAGCTGTAAAAGCTGGTGCTGAAGGGTACTTATTGAAGGATATTGATAGTAAAAATATTATTACTGCCATTAGAAATGTTGTTGGAGGTAAAACTTCATTAGCTAACGAAGCAATCAGTAAAGTATTGAATGAAGTAAAACAGAATTGCTCAGGAGAGGATGACTTGACATCCCAGGATAAAAGTATTCTTGAACTCATCAGTCAAGGGAAATCAAATAAAGATATAGCTAAAGAGATTTATGTTTCTGAAAAAACAGTAAGAAATAACGCCAGTAGAATTTTTAAGAAAATCAATGCCGGGAATCGTACAGAAGCGGCGATTTATTGGTCAAAACGAAAAATACTAAAGTAA
- a CDS encoding LexA family transcriptional regulator, whose translation MNRMAVKIKEARLKAKMSEKVLAKKCGLAESYIVQVESGKKVINENAAEKILEKLGAKVAFVTEQEEPVQKSQNSKETRVNKQEETFFNVQPTEQWSDALANIIKKFPVYQLDTNKITQYKELPILNKKVEGYTWDKILFVQSSNNEMQALRIKKDDIVMISLTNEIQNNNIYLFEIDNRKMLRQLRKEANNKVTLSTGNKGEIPIQTDVKQIKIIGKCVKVEFVL comes from the coding sequence ATGAATCGTATGGCAGTCAAAATAAAGGAAGCAAGACTGAAAGCAAAGATGAGTGAAAAAGTATTGGCGAAGAAATGTGGCTTGGCAGAAAGCTATATTGTACAAGTGGAATCAGGTAAAAAAGTAATCAATGAAAACGCAGCTGAAAAGATTTTGGAAAAACTAGGAGCAAAGGTAGCGTTTGTAACTGAGCAAGAAGAGCCGGTACAAAAAAGTCAGAATTCTAAAGAAACAAGGGTAAATAAGCAGGAAGAAACATTTTTTAATGTACAGCCCACTGAACAATGGTCTGATGCATTGGCCAATATTATCAAAAAATTCCCTGTATATCAACTGGATACAAATAAAATCACACAATACAAAGAGCTACCCATTCTAAATAAGAAAGTAGAAGGTTATACATGGGATAAAATTCTCTTTGTACAATCAAGCAATAACGAAATGCAGGCCCTACGTATTAAAAAGGATGATATTGTGATGATTAGTTTAACCAATGAAATACAGAATAATAATATTTACTTATTTGAAATAGACAACAGAAAGATGCTCAGACAGCTTAGGAAAGAAGCTAATAATAAAGTGACTCTGTCTACGGGAAACAAAGGAGAGATTCCAATTCAGACCGATGTGAAACAGATTAAAATCATTGGGAAATGTGTTAAGGTGGAGTTTGTACTTTAG
- a CDS encoding questin oxidase family protein — MKLSELINDYGKRHAPYMKGLINHLPMGQLALYQMTNDLQVVKSYSEYFQNSFNVNAVKAKYPRIDSIEACLGKRELYESCLALIDGEVEARGMNEVTHEILNTYPLGMSSGLFHVIIRLAYAIEGVQLEDALLEEAKRALAYYVTAYRGGSQFNRKVQSSHVIEEMNRLMSDSRFNPVISSSYSMGQIMKTLYRDPEYLESGFLIEGNEEDKVRALLGLFISAFNNTSSIVVLHCITGLHSLLVLKDYFNDFEEALNIFTTCSITHQLTLGAIDLSNQNVQPVALSWNDIIKKGTESLDVHTIKFTYSCHELYKRYAIEGLKGAALSQIRK, encoded by the coding sequence ATGAAGCTTAGCGAACTCATCAACGACTATGGAAAAAGACATGCTCCTTATATGAAGGGACTCATCAACCATCTGCCCATGGGCCAGTTGGCTCTTTATCAAATGACTAATGATCTTCAAGTGGTTAAATCCTATTCAGAGTACTTCCAAAACAGTTTTAATGTAAACGCGGTGAAGGCTAAATACCCAAGAATAGATTCAATCGAAGCCTGTCTTGGCAAGAGAGAGTTATATGAATCTTGCCTAGCCTTAATTGATGGGGAAGTTGAAGCCCGAGGTATGAATGAGGTGACTCATGAAATCTTAAATACTTATCCTCTTGGTATGTCCTCAGGCCTCTTTCATGTGATTATCCGTCTTGCCTATGCCATTGAAGGTGTCCAGCTTGAAGACGCTTTGCTGGAAGAAGCGAAACGAGCTTTAGCCTATTATGTGACTGCCTATCGAGGAGGTTCTCAGTTTAATCGAAAAGTTCAAAGCTCACATGTCATCGAAGAAATGAACCGCTTAATGAGTGACTCACGTTTCAATCCTGTGATCTCTTCAAGTTATTCCATGGGACAGATTATGAAGACCCTTTACAGAGATCCAGAATATCTTGAAAGTGGGTTTTTAATAGAAGGAAATGAAGAAGACAAAGTTCGGGCATTGCTTGGTTTATTTATATCTGCCTTTAATAATACCAGCAGTATCGTTGTGCTTCACTGTATCACAGGTCTACATAGTCTTTTGGTTCTAAAGGACTACTTTAATGATTTCGAGGAAGCCCTGAATATTTTCACAACCTGCTCTATTACCCATCAATTAACCCTTGGTGCAATTGACCTATCCAATCAAAATGTTCAACCTGTAGCCCTCTCATGGAATGACATCATCAAAAAAGGGACTGAGTCTTTAGATGTGCATACCATTAAATTCACTTATTCTTGCCATGAGCTCTATAAGCGCTACGCCATTGAAGGATTAAAGGGAGCTGCACTTAGTCAGATTAGAAAGTAG
- a CDS encoding sulfite exporter TauE/SafE family protein, which yields MEDIMVQIVFGALVIFFAAMTQGITSFGFSLISLPLLGLFLPLKIVVPVLVIYSLLLNSIILYHIKEFIEIKRISILVMAGIIGTPFGVYLLKISDESTLKLLIGIIITIAAIVNFSGYKIKVKNEKRSYIPVGLASGLLNGSVSLGGPPVVLFLTNQAVEKQIFRANLTLYFWILNITTIPTYFFGGLITGEVIQYTAYLSPGLIVGTLLGISLGNKVDENLFKKLTLSLIMCMGVLSIMSGI from the coding sequence ATGGAAGACATAATGGTGCAGATTGTTTTTGGTGCACTGGTTATTTTTTTTGCAGCAATGACACAGGGAATCACGAGTTTTGGATTTTCATTAATTTCACTACCGCTTTTAGGCTTATTTTTACCTTTGAAAATTGTGGTTCCGGTATTAGTGATCTATAGTCTACTCTTAAATAGCATCATCCTATATCATATAAAAGAATTTATTGAAATAAAAAGAATCTCTATTTTAGTCATGGCCGGGATCATTGGTACACCCTTTGGTGTTTACCTATTAAAGATTTCAGATGAGAGTACACTAAAATTACTAATTGGGATCATTATCACCATTGCAGCAATTGTAAATTTTTCTGGATATAAAATTAAAGTAAAAAATGAGAAACGATCCTATATACCGGTAGGCTTGGCTAGTGGGTTGTTAAATGGAAGTGTTTCTTTAGGAGGACCGCCAGTGGTTCTTTTTCTAACCAATCAAGCTGTAGAAAAACAAATATTTAGAGCAAATTTAACTTTATACTTTTGGATACTTAACATCACCACAATTCCCACCTATTTCTTCGGTGGATTGATTACAGGTGAAGTTATTCAATATACCGCCTATTTATCTCCAGGATTGATTGTGGGCACATTACTAGGAATCAGTCTAGGCAATAAAGTGGATGAAAATCTATTTAAAAAGCTTACATTGAGTTTAATTATGTGTATGGGTGTATTATCAATTATGTCTGGGATTTAA
- a CDS encoding ABC transporter ATP-binding protein, translated as MFLFKEVKYKDILNIKALTIKNHQVTCIVGESGSGKTTLLRLLNKLISCDSGEILYQEQSLSAINSVELRRNVVMLPQSPAIFSGSIKDNLLIGLKFSEKQLVSDDKLSEVLKVVKLNKKLDEYAERLSGGEKQRVALARVILMDPEVLLLDEPSSALDEETEHTIIEALVNYTKDNNKTLIMVTHSKKIANHFADEVIEIKKGMLFKEGM; from the coding sequence ATGTTTTTATTCAAGGAAGTAAAATACAAAGACATTCTTAATATTAAAGCCCTTACTATCAAAAATCATCAGGTGACTTGTATTGTTGGGGAAAGTGGGAGTGGAAAAACCACATTATTAAGACTATTAAATAAGCTAATTAGTTGTGATAGTGGTGAAATCCTTTATCAGGAACAATCTCTATCGGCTATCAATTCTGTGGAGCTAAGAAGAAATGTTGTTATGCTTCCCCAATCTCCTGCTATTTTTAGTGGAAGTATAAAAGATAATCTACTAATCGGACTGAAGTTTTCTGAAAAACAACTGGTCTCGGATGATAAACTATCTGAAGTATTAAAAGTGGTGAAATTAAATAAAAAATTAGATGAATATGCTGAAAGACTATCCGGTGGGGAAAAACAAAGAGTAGCCCTTGCCAGGGTCATTCTCATGGATCCAGAGGTTCTTTTGTTAGATGAGCCATCATCTGCACTAGATGAAGAGACAGAACATACGATTATTGAGGCCCTAGTGAATTATACAAAAGATAACAACAAGACACTTATTATGGTCACCCATTCTAAGAAAATTGCAAATCATTTTGCTGATGAAGTCATTGAGATTAAAAAAGGTATGTTATTCAAGGAGGGGATGTAA
- a CDS encoding beta-propeller fold lactonase family protein: MGRLASATLIVSNFAEDSISLIDVAQQKEVQRIYLQEGKGLFPPRPLGPHHIALDWNQKYLYVPNSHQNSVTILDLLLGKMIDTVYVGGCPTQIVLCKKYGCLYVANSDSNSIFVLNVNTLESMIQIPTGEMPHGMVLTKDQERVLVANKGTKSITEIQTRTNEQSEVYEVECHPWHLRLSYDGRFIFVVDHSFDFEKQGKICVYQLSDMKLMQVIHIGKMPVEVICDKKNNYLYVADSDLDCIHVFNLKKNQYCQKINVSHMPHGLEIDQDEMYLFATSISDNVVDIIDIRLRKCIGSIPTGIEPTSVLFTQLIN, from the coding sequence ATGGGCAGACTAGCATCTGCAACTTTGATTGTTTCTAACTTTGCAGAAGATTCGATTTCTCTGATTGATGTAGCACAACAAAAAGAAGTACAAAGAATCTATTTGCAAGAGGGCAAAGGATTATTTCCTCCACGTCCATTGGGACCCCACCACATCGCATTGGATTGGAATCAAAAATATTTATATGTGCCTAATTCCCATCAAAACTCAGTAACGATCTTGGATTTGTTATTAGGTAAAATGATTGATACCGTCTATGTAGGGGGCTGTCCCACCCAGATTGTTTTGTGCAAAAAATATGGGTGTTTATATGTTGCAAATAGCGACTCAAATAGCATATTTGTTTTGAATGTAAACACATTAGAGTCCATGATTCAGATTCCCACTGGTGAAATGCCCCATGGAATGGTTTTAACCAAGGATCAAGAACGGGTTTTGGTGGCTAACAAAGGAACAAAGTCCATTACTGAAATTCAGACAAGAACAAATGAACAAAGTGAAGTATACGAAGTAGAATGTCACCCTTGGCATTTGCGATTAAGCTATGATGGAAGGTTTATTTTTGTTGTGGATCACAGCTTTGACTTTGAAAAACAAGGAAAAATTTGTGTTTACCAGCTGTCGGATATGAAGCTAATGCAAGTGATTCACATTGGGAAAATGCCAGTAGAGGTAATCTGTGATAAGAAAAACAATTATTTATATGTGGCAGATTCTGATTTAGATTGTATTCATGTGTTTAATTTAAAAAAGAATCAATATTGTCAAAAGATTAATGTCAGTCATATGCCCCATGGACTGGAAATCGATCAAGATGAAATGTATTTGTTTGCAACCAGCATTTCAGATAATGTGGTGGATATCATTGATATTAGACTCAGAAAATGTATTGGCTCCATTCCTACTGGAATAGAGCCAACAAGTGTACTGTTTACTCAATTAATAAATTGA